Proteins from a genomic interval of Gopherus evgoodei ecotype Sinaloan lineage chromosome 7, rGopEvg1_v1.p, whole genome shotgun sequence:
- the INTS5 gene encoding integrator complex subunit 5, which translates to MSALCDPPGAAPPGPPQNPAHGAHPLLSSQELAQEIKAFLSGVDPVHGNKLTIKEHARCAILLLRSLPPARSAVLDHLRNVFDEYVCTYLLELESSEAGLGARRTPGPNLDDVVQEIQNVLSEFVRMNPKAWAPVVSAWSIDLMGQLSSKYAGRHGVPHASSLNELLQLWMSCKATRTLMDIYTQCLSSMISTCPDACVDALLDTSVQHSPHFDWVVAHIGSSFPNTIISRVLSCGLKDFCVHGAAPVDLLFPTAADKRVPKIASVVGILGHLASRHSDSIKQELLRMFHESLGPVRDQQQKATVPFLLQLAVMSPMLLGTISSELVDSLRPSVLSQLHQHFAALPREDLENMVSIVVHLICQTSAGAYRILQFLVNTAMPASVITTPGLAVHDSVREACDRIIQLLLLNLQKLVYNRGSASLGDAPPRAVPFLDELKGHVRELCVETLRLERKRFLWQHQLLGLLSVYCTPSCATDALFYLLTLARSQEELGLATQLYAVLSSCMSDLLPATVKKCVCQIHTGGLSEQHMVQLFHNLALIVQWEGEGPASMSTQLGTVLSLHLNDLGQLLLHRNPEVAEAASLLLSVCPLPRAIRPAHLLVIIRSAVHQFFLVLHRQCPTGISYSTRLLSRLSGASPAAMKAILQQLVEGALHPGNAELFGGLAKPPAGDDASLEGTRISLLDINRRFTTAVNFSGSVWSVFHAGVIGRGLKPPQPARQQEPEEIVHNVQNFLSLLLRCCRGGCYGAPEPLAQTAAVNPEAAKAVAVVLVESICPDVTNSELGWPPEEHTRSTVERDIQICRRFRDNPLLFQLLRLVAAGPPALCYCSVLLRGLLATLMAHWEASRHGDTTSSPWHLHASCALVACMAEGSLLPPVLGNMHEIFHQLAPFEVHLLLLSVWDYMRDNSPLPQKFTFQADKGLFFRDFSRDCDVGKYLCVLHSVLHKNIDRLGLLSGRFQT; encoded by the exons ATGTCAGCGCTGTGCGACCCCCCGGGGGCGGCGCCGCCAGGGCCGCCCCAGAACCCGGCTCACGGGGCCCACCCGCTGCTCAG TTCCCAGGAGCTGGCCCAGGAGATCAAAGCCTTCCTGAGCGGTGTGGACCCTGTGCATGGTAACAAATTGACCATCAAGGAACATGCCCGCTGTGCCATCCTGCTGCTGCGCAGCCTGCCCCCTGCGCGCAGTGCCGTGCTGGACCATCTGCGCAATGTCTTTGATGAGTATGTCTGCACCTACCTGTTGGAGCTGGAGAGCAGTGAGgcggggctgggtgccaggcGGACTCCGGGGCCCAACCTGGATGACGTTGTGCAGGAGATCCAGAATGTGCTGTCTGAGTTTGTCCGCATGAACCCGAAGGCCTGGGCACCTGTGGTCTCAGCCTGGTCCATAGACCTGATGGGGCAGCTGAGCAGCAAGTACGCAGGGCGGCACGGTGTGCCCCACGCCTCCAGCCTCaatgagctgctgcagctgtggatGTCGTGTAAGGCCACTCGGACGCTGATGGACATCTACACCCAGTGCCTGTCCTCCATGATCAGTACCTGCCCCGATGCCTGTGTGGATGCCCTGCTGGACACCTCAGTGCAGCATTCTCCGCACTTCGACTGGGTAGTGGCTCACATTGGCTCCTCTTTCCCCAACACCATCATCAGCCGTGTCCTCTCCTGCGGCCTCAAAGACTTCTGCGTCCACGGGGCAGCCCCTGTTGACCTGCTCTTCCCCACTGCTGCTGACAAGCGGGTGCCCAAGATTGCCTCGGTGGTGGGCATCCTGGGCCACCTGGCCTCACGCCACTCAGACAGCATCAAGCAGGAGCTGCTGCGGATGTTCCACGAGAGCCTAGGCCCTGTGCGTGACCAGCAGCAGAAAGCAACAGTGCCCTTCCTGCTGCAGCTGGCCGTCATGTCGCCCATGCTGCTGGGGACCATCTCCTCTGAACTGGTGGACTCCCTCAGGCCGAGCGTGCTGAGCCAGCTGCACCAGCACTTCGCTGCACTGCCCCGCGAGGATCTGGAGAACATGGTGAGCATAGTAGTGCATCTCATCTGCCAGACGTCAGCAGGGGCCTACCGTATCCTGCAGTTCCTGGTCAACACGGCCATGCCAGCCTCGGTCATCACCACGCCAGGGCTGGCTGTCCATGACAGCGTGCGTGAGGCCTGTGACCGCATCATCCAGCTGTTGCTGCTCAACCTGCAGAAGCTGGTGTACAACCGGGGCtcggcaagcctgggagatgcCCCACCCCGGGCTGTGCCCTTCCTTGATGAGCTGAAGGGCCACGTGCGGGAGCTGTGTGTGGAGACACTGCGGCTAGAGCGCAAGCGCTTCCTGTggcagcaccagctgctggggCTCCTCTCAGTCTACTGCACCCCCAGCTGCGCCACAGATGCCCTTTTCTACCTGCTCACGCTGGCCCGGAGCCAGGAGGAACTGGGCCTGGCCACGCAGCTCTACGCTGTGCTGAGCTCCTGCATGAGCGACCTGCTGCCAGCCACTGTCAAGAAGTGCGTGTGCCAGATCCACACGGGGGGGCTGTCGGAGCAGCACATGGTGCAGCTGTTCCACAACCTGGCCCTGATTGtgcagtgggagggagagggccCTGCCTCCATGAGCACCCAGCTAGGGACTGTCCTCTCTCTGCACCTCAACGACCtcgggcagctgctgctgcatcgCAATCCTGAAGTGGCTGaggctgcctccctgctgctctcTGTCTGTCCCTTGCCCCGGGCCATCCGGCCGGCTCACTTGCTTGTCATCATCCGTTCAGCTGTGCACCAGTTCTTCCTAGTGCTGCACCGCCAGTGCCCCACGGGCATCAGCTACAGCACCCGGCTGCTCTCTCGTCTTAGTGGGGCCTCTCCAGCTGCCATGAAGGCcatcctgcagcagctggtggagggagcccTGCACCCAGGGAATGCTGAGCTCTTTGGAGGCCTGGCCAAGCCGCCTGCTGGGGATGACGCCAGCCTGGAAGGCACCAGGATCTCCCTGTTGGACATCAACCGGCGCTTCACGACTGCCGTCAACTTCTCTGGCAGTGTGTGGTCAGTATTTCATGCCGGGGTGATTGGGCGTGGGCTGAAGCCACCCCAGCCCGCCCGGCAGCAGGAGCCTGAGGAGATTGTGCACAATGTCCAGAACTTCCTGAGCCTGCTGCTGCGCTGCTGCCGGGGCGGGTGCTATGGTGCGCCTGAACCCCTGGCCCAGACAGCAGCTGTCAACCCCGAGGCAGCCAAGGCAGTGGCTGTGGTGCTGGTGGAGAGCATCTGCCCCGATGTCACCAACAGTGAGCTGGGCTGGCCGCCCGAGGAGCACACCCGCAGCACAGTGGAGCGCGACATCCAAATCTGCCGGCGTTTCCGTGACAACCCGCTGCTCTTCCAGCTGCTGCGGCTGGTGGCAGctggccccccagccctgtgctacTGCTCCGTGCTGTTGCGTGGCCTGCTAGCCACCCTCATGGCCCACTGGGAGGCCTCGCGTCACGGTGACACCACCAGCTCACCGTGGCACCTGCATGCCTCCTGTGCCCTGGTGGCCTGCATGGCCGAGGGCTCTCTGCTGCCACCAGTGCTTGGCAACATGCATGAGATCTTCCATCAGCTGGCGCCCTTTGAGGtgcatctgctgctgctgagcgTCTGGGACTACATGCGAGacaacagccccctgccccagaagtTCACCTTCCAGGCCGATAAGGGGCTTTTCTTCCGTGACTTCTCCCGTGACTGTGATGTTGGGAAGTATCTCTGCGTGCTGCACAGTGTGCTTCACAAGAATATCGACCGCCTGGGGCTGCTGTCAGGGCGCTTCCAGACCTAG
- the LOC115654997 gene encoding ubiquinol-cytochrome-c reductase complex assembly factor 3-like — protein sequence MELLRRLVLGSLMVAGTTGLGVGAWALVMPREQRRREIAKELQETNPVRWAETRHQNERVMAAIKEAAETNENVARRPSPDWSK from the exons ATGGAACTCCTGCGACGCCTGGTGCTCGGGAGCCTGATGGTGGCCGGGACCACGGGGCTGGGGGTCGGGGCCTGGGCGCTGGTAATGCCGCGGGAGCAGCGCAGGCGGGAGATAGCCAAG gagctgcaggagacaaACCCCGTGCGCTGGGCGGAGACGCGACACCAGAATGAGCGGGTAATGGCAGCGATCAAAGAGGCAGCTGAAACAAATGAGAATGTGGCCCGGCGGCCTTCACCGGACTGGAGCAAGTGA
- the LOC115654995 gene encoding uncharacterized protein LOC115654995 yields the protein MAEGTLDCGGAPSQAVLTPGEACTPIQLPVAIPGRNSLAWPHSTDQKMQWLSEVGRSPIQTEPPAQNQFFLEPCEMGRGAPTGLCEELCKGLPEELCEVMCEDPQREPCEVACVELCEDTPPWELCRDPSMEPCEGPCKEMCKDPPPRKPCEGPLGSPVQGKARLPSIVVEPTEVGEVESGELRWPPDDFLLLEGQDELFTDEEEQAAGPGPGATALESSLDEVLL from the exons ATGGCTGAAGGAACTCTGGATTGTGGTGGTGCTCCATCCCAGGCAGTGCTGACCCCTGGTGAggcctgcacccccatccagcTACCTGTGGCGATCCCAGGGCGGAacagcctggcctggccccacAGCACTGACCAGAAGATGCAGTGGCTATCAGAAGTGGGAAGGAGCCCCATCCAGACAGAGCCTCCCGCACAGAACCAG TTCTTCCTGGAGCCATGTGAGATGGGCAGAGGCGCCCCTACAGGGCTGTGCGAGGAGTTGTGCAAAGGTCTCCCTGAGGAGCTGTGTGAGGTGATGTGCGAGGATCCTCAAAGGGAGCCGTGCGAGGTGGCATGCGTGGAGCTGTGTGAGGACACTCCTCCCTGGGAGCTGTGCAGGGATCCCTCCATGGAGCCATGTGAAGGGCCGTGCAAGGAGATGTGCAAAGATCCTCCCCCCAGGAAGCCATGCGAGGGCCCCCTTGGAAGCCCAGTGCAGGGGAAGGCCCGGCTGCCATCAATTGTGGTGGAACCCACAGAGGTGGGAGAGGTGGAAAGCGGGGAGCTGCGTTGGCCCCCAGATGacttcctgctgctggagggccAGGACGAGCTCTTCACTGATGAAGAGGAGCAAGCAGCAGGGCCGGGGCCTG GGGCCACTGCTCTGGAGAGCAGCCTGGATGAAGTGCTGCTGTGA
- the C7H11orf98 gene encoding uncharacterized protein C11orf98 homolog isoform X2, whose amino-acid sequence MNRKTSVTITSWSVTFQDPEVLSSGTARPGPRGCSMGTPGGKINRPRTELKKNLFKRRRVLSKEKRRKHRITGAVVDKGLITIHHLKKRASSSRANITLSGKKRRKLMKQIRHAAKEKATMQAEAVNLAQTKKITGSGRRKKPAASQDVEMKEAEAGPGLDS is encoded by the exons ATGAACCGGAAGACAAGTGTGACGATCACATCATGGAGTGTAACCTTCCAGGACCCGGAAGTGCTTTCGTCGGGGACTGCGAGACCAGGCCCACGTGGGTGCAGCATGGGGACCCCAGGAGGGAAAATCAACCGGCCCCGAACG GAGCTGAAGAAAAACCTCTTCAAAAGACGTCGGGTTTTAAGCAAAGAGAAAAGAAGGAAGCATCGGATCACAGGAGCTGTGGTGGACAAGGGGCTGATCACCATCCACCACCTGAAGAAGCGTGC TTCCAGCTCGCGAGCCAACATCACCCTCTCAGGGAAGAAGCGAAGGAAGCTGATGAAGCAGATCCGTCATGCTGCCAAGGAGAAAGCCACCATGCAAG CTGAAGCTGTTAACCTGgcacagacaaaaaaaatcactggcaGTGGCAGGAGGAAGAAACCTGCAGCCTCCCAAGACGTGGAGATGAAGGAAGCAGAGGCTGGGCCAGGACTGGACAGCTGA
- the CSKMT gene encoding citrate synthase-lysine N-methyltransferase CSKMT, mitochondrial: protein MALLMLPAWRGPALGPLLRPLCSWADGLLHSMAQPGTWDRFYTQQDTAGTPSHFNWFFDYMAISGLLLPALRGCGPPEPNPNPTRVLEVGCGTSDLSLGLYRDSPHPVHISCVDVSPVAIKSLHRLLQEVPPPRHPLSQLHLHVADATDLEGGGFGDGSFHLVLDKGTCDSLLRCAQGPSQARRLVAECLRVLCPGGSLLQFSDEDPDARVPFLEQAGAPGVTVQEVGHLGGMCYYVYTLCRPALETPTTVALN, encoded by the exons ATGGCACTGCTCATGCTCCCCGCGTGGCGCGGCCCGGCCCTGGGGCCCCTGCTCCGGCCGCTCTGCTCCTGGGCAG ATGGCCTGCTCCACAGCATGGCCCAGCCTGGCACATGGGACCGCTTCTACACACAGCAGGACACAGCTGGCACCCCCAGCCATTTCAACTGGTTCTTCGACTACATGGCCATCTCTgggctcctgctcccagccctgcggGGGTGCGGCCCCCCTGAACCCAATCCCAACCCCACTCGCGTGCTCGAAGTCGGCTGTGGCACTTCAGATCTGAGCCTGGGGCTATACCGGGACTCCCCACACCCTGTCCACATCTCCTGTGTGGATGTGTCACCTGTGGCTATCAAGTCTCTTCACCGGCTGCTCCAGGAGGTCCCCCCACCCCGACACCCCCTCTCCCAGCTTCACCTCCATGTAGCTGATGCCACTGACCTTGAGGGGGGTGGCTTTGGGGATGGTTCTTTCCACCTGGTGCTGGACAAGGGCACGTGTGATTCACTGCTGCGCTGCGCCCAGGGGCCAAGCCAGGCCAGGCGGCTGGTGGCCGAGTGCCTCCGGGTGCTGTGCCCTGGGGGCAGCTTGCTGCAGTTTTCAGATGAGGACCCAGATGCCAGAGTCCCTTtcctggagcaggctggggcaccTGGCGTGACAGTGCAGGAAGTCGGGCACCTTGGTGGCATGTGCTACTATGTCTACACGCTCTGCAGGCCGGCCCTGGAGACACCAACCACTGTGGCACTGAACTAG
- the C7H11orf98 gene encoding uncharacterized protein C11orf98 homolog isoform X1, with protein MGTPGGKINRPRTELKKNLFKRRRVLSKEKRRKHRITGAVVDKGLITIHHLKKRASSSRANITLSGKKRRKLMKQIRHAAKEKATMQDEFPFLLGKAEAVNLAQTKKITGSGRRKKPAASQDVEMKEAEAGPGLDS; from the exons ATGGGGACCCCAGGAGGGAAAATCAACCGGCCCCGAACG GAGCTGAAGAAAAACCTCTTCAAAAGACGTCGGGTTTTAAGCAAAGAGAAAAGAAGGAAGCATCGGATCACAGGAGCTGTGGTGGACAAGGGGCTGATCACCATCCACCACCTGAAGAAGCGTGC TTCCAGCTCGCGAGCCAACATCACCCTCTCAGGGAAGAAGCGAAGGAAGCTGATGAAGCAGATCCGTCATGCTGCCAAGGAGAAAGCCACCATGCAAG ATGAATTTCCTTTTCTCTTGGGCAAAGCTGAAGCTGTTAACCTGgcacagacaaaaaaaatcactggcaGTGGCAGGAGGAAGAAACCTGCAGCCTCCCAAGACGTGGAGATGAAGGAAGCAGAGGCTGGGCCAGGACTGGACAGCTGA